A single genomic interval of Nitrososphaerales archaeon harbors:
- the metG gene encoding methionine--tRNA ligase, with translation MAELSRENVIITAALPYANNDLHLGHVASTHLPPDILYRYLKLKGKKVIQVCASDDFGTPILIAAEKEGKKPSEYVAYWNKRFGEDLESLGIVYDLFDRTSSPENVALVQRFFTRLYERGHIFVSEVGQYYCEFDKKFLPDRYVKGRCPYCGAEDQYSDGCENCGRTLQPGQILDPRCAICGRPPTMRKSSHYFFRLSAFAKQLEKWLRENERLQSDAKNYVLNWIKDGLQDWDITRDIEWGVPIPLKGAEGKVLYGWFDNHLCYITTALKFAGRSGGDGESYWNESSVYHFIGKDIVYHHYLFLPAMRMGEGSYKLPDLIPTRGHLLIQGKKISKSRHWMVTIRDFLRLFPPDYLRFYLTRIVPYSQADADFNWTEFGEKINNELVASVGNFVYRALVFVKNRHNGVVPEPGKPGGEEEGLLEELGRACDESGSLIEQGHYDRALRRVLELSTKCNQYFQHKAPWENAEEEPTAIFYACNMVASLAVLLWPFLPFSSDAFWTQLGLQGSPEKVGWEAAKRLNVRAGQRIGKPSPVFRKVEDTDLEAAAELLH, from the coding sequence GTGGCTGAGCTCAGCAGGGAAAACGTAATCATAACAGCGGCGCTTCCCTACGCTAACAACGACCTCCACCTGGGGCACGTCGCTAGCACGCACCTCCCACCAGACATACTCTACAGGTACCTCAAGCTCAAGGGGAAGAAGGTAATCCAAGTCTGCGCGTCGGACGACTTTGGGACGCCAATCCTGATAGCGGCCGAGAAGGAGGGCAAGAAGCCGAGCGAGTACGTAGCCTACTGGAACAAGAGGTTCGGGGAGGACCTGGAGAGCCTGGGGATCGTGTACGACCTCTTCGACAGGACGAGCTCTCCCGAGAACGTCGCCCTCGTGCAGCGTTTCTTCACTAGGCTCTACGAAAGAGGCCACATCTTCGTGTCGGAGGTCGGGCAGTACTACTGTGAGTTCGACAAGAAGTTCCTGCCTGACAGGTACGTGAAGGGCAGGTGCCCGTACTGCGGGGCCGAGGACCAATACTCCGACGGCTGCGAGAACTGCGGCCGCACGCTGCAGCCGGGACAGATCCTGGACCCACGGTGCGCAATCTGCGGGAGGCCGCCGACTATGAGGAAGAGCTCTCACTACTTCTTCAGGCTCTCAGCGTTCGCCAAGCAGCTTGAGAAGTGGCTCAGGGAGAACGAGCGGCTGCAGTCGGACGCGAAGAACTATGTGCTCAACTGGATAAAGGACGGTCTGCAGGACTGGGACATCACAAGGGACATCGAGTGGGGCGTCCCAATACCTCTGAAGGGGGCGGAGGGGAAGGTCCTTTACGGCTGGTTCGACAACCACCTCTGCTACATCACCACGGCTCTCAAGTTCGCAGGCAGGAGTGGAGGCGATGGAGAGAGCTACTGGAACGAGTCCTCGGTCTACCACTTCATCGGGAAGGACATCGTCTACCACCACTACCTGTTCCTGCCTGCAATGAGGATGGGGGAGGGGAGCTACAAGCTCCCTGACCTGATACCTACCAGGGGACACCTGCTCATTCAGGGAAAGAAGATCTCGAAGAGCAGGCACTGGATGGTGACGATTCGCGACTTTCTCAGACTCTTTCCGCCAGACTACCTCAGGTTCTACCTGACCAGGATAGTCCCCTACAGCCAGGCAGACGCGGACTTCAATTGGACGGAGTTCGGTGAGAAAATCAACAACGAGCTGGTGGCGAGCGTCGGCAACTTCGTCTACCGCGCCCTGGTCTTCGTGAAGAACAGGCATAATGGCGTCGTCCCCGAGCCCGGAAAGCCCGGCGGGGAGGAGGAGGGCCTCCTCGAAGAGCTCGGACGAGCTTGCGACGAGTCGGGTTCTCTGATTGAGCAGGGGCACTACGACAGGGCGCTCAGGAGAGTCCTCGAGCTATCGACGAAGTGCAACCAATACTTCCAGCACAAAGCCCCGTGGGAGAACGCGGAAGAGGAGCCTACAGCGATCTTCTACGCCTGCAACATGGTAGCGAGCTTGGCTGTGCTCCTGTGGCCATTCCTCCCGTTCAGCTCAGATGCATTCTGGACCCAGCTCGGCCTCCAAGGAAGTCCGGAAAAGGTTGGGTGGGAGGCGGCAAAGAGGCTGAACGTGAGAGCGGGTCAGAGAATCGGCAAACCCAGCCCTGTTTTCAGGAAGGTCGAGGATACGGACTTGGAAGCGGCAGCGGAACTACTGCACTGA
- a CDS encoding adenosylhomocysteinase has translation MTRIADAKLADSGKRNFLWAKNHMAALTTLAGKRAAGRPLEGVTLGVCLHVTKETSVLIDVLLNAGADVKLAAANPLSTQDDIAAYLATRTDVWAWRGETAKEYDWCIRQVLGSKPVQLIDDGADMHVAAHTSGVKGIDGGSEETTTGVVRLKALESEGRLRYPIIAVNNAQTKFLFDNRYGTGQSTIDGILRATALLIAGKTVVVVGYGWVGKGVAMRARGMGARVTVVEVDPIRAIEAHLDGYEVTNITDAAKVGDLFVTCTGQKGVIPFTAVERMKEGAILANAGHFDVEIDVKTLLEKAKSSKEVRNNVDQVTLRDGKSVYLIGKGRIANLVAAEGHPPEVMQMSFANQFMAALYIRKNHAKMEHRVHGVPPETEEEIARAALTSMGISIDAPTKEQRKYAESWAI, from the coding sequence ATGACTAGGATAGCAGACGCCAAGCTGGCAGATTCAGGCAAGCGGAACTTTCTCTGGGCCAAGAACCACATGGCAGCACTCACGACTCTTGCAGGGAAGCGGGCCGCGGGCCGCCCTCTCGAGGGGGTCACCCTCGGCGTGTGCCTCCATGTCACGAAGGAGACATCTGTCCTCATAGACGTGTTACTCAACGCAGGAGCGGACGTGAAGCTAGCCGCCGCCAACCCTCTCTCTACGCAGGATGACATAGCCGCCTACCTGGCGACGAGGACCGACGTCTGGGCGTGGAGGGGTGAGACGGCCAAGGAGTACGACTGGTGCATCAGGCAGGTCTTGGGTTCGAAGCCTGTACAGTTGATAGACGACGGGGCAGACATGCACGTCGCCGCCCACACCTCGGGAGTCAAGGGGATAGACGGCGGCTCGGAAGAGACGACCACGGGCGTGGTGAGGCTGAAGGCCCTCGAGTCGGAGGGCAGACTCCGCTACCCGATTATCGCTGTGAACAACGCCCAGACAAAGTTCCTGTTCGACAACAGGTATGGCACTGGACAGAGCACGATCGACGGAATCCTCAGGGCTACCGCCCTCCTCATCGCAGGGAAGACGGTCGTTGTCGTCGGATACGGGTGGGTCGGGAAGGGAGTGGCGATGAGGGCCAGGGGCATGGGCGCGAGGGTGACGGTCGTCGAGGTCGACCCCATCAGGGCGATCGAGGCTCACCTGGACGGATACGAGGTAACCAACATAACGGACGCCGCAAAGGTGGGAGACCTGTTCGTAACTTGCACCGGGCAGAAGGGCGTGATCCCCTTCACCGCGGTCGAGAGGATGAAGGAGGGAGCGATACTCGCCAACGCCGGGCACTTCGACGTAGAGATCGATGTGAAGACCCTCCTGGAGAAGGCGAAGAGTTCGAAGGAGGTCAGGAATAACGTCGACCAGGTGACGCTGCGGGACGGGAAGAGCGTTTACCTAATCGGGAAGGGAAGGATTGCCAACCTGGTGGCAGCGGAGGGGCACCCGCCCGAGGTGATGCAGATGTCATTCGCGAACCAGTTCATGGCCGCGCTCTACATCAGGAAGAACCACGCAAAGATGGAGCACCGGGTCCACGGCGTCCCTCCCGAGACTGAGGAGGAGATTGCACGCGCAGCGCTGACCTCGATGGGGATATCCATCGACGCGCCCACGAAGGAGCAGCGCAAGTACGCCGAGAGCTGGGCCATCTAG
- a CDS encoding MTAP family purine nucleoside phosphorylase, which yields MTRSSPTVAVIAGSGVTEHFELSREETLTTKFGTATVFSSRDGGFLVLPRHGPGHGIPPHRIDYRANIAALKSVGVRTIIATSAVGSMNRRFRVGELGLVNQFLDFTKGRQGTFYDDTVAHTDMTNPYSREVNKLVLRAAKSLGLRVHDGLVYVCAEGPRYETAAEIRMFRLLGGDVVGMTGVPEVVLANEMGISYVSVVIATNWAAGIQEKVSHEEVMRVMKKGGESVKRLVEATVNLLGGGGRGGE from the coding sequence ATGACACGGAGTAGCCCGACGGTCGCGGTCATAGCAGGGTCGGGAGTGACTGAACACTTCGAGCTCTCTAGGGAGGAGACCCTGACCACCAAGTTCGGCACAGCGACGGTCTTCTCGTCGAGGGACGGGGGCTTCCTCGTGCTCCCCAGGCACGGCCCCGGTCACGGCATACCACCTCACAGGATAGACTACAGGGCGAACATAGCGGCCCTGAAGAGCGTCGGGGTCAGGACGATAATAGCGACGAGCGCTGTCGGGTCGATGAACAGGAGGTTCAGGGTCGGCGAGCTCGGGTTGGTCAACCAGTTCCTAGACTTCACGAAGGGAAGGCAGGGCACGTTCTACGACGACACGGTCGCGCACACCGACATGACGAATCCCTACAGCCGGGAGGTGAACAAGCTAGTCCTGAGGGCGGCGAAGTCATTGGGATTGAGGGTCCACGACGGGCTTGTCTACGTCTGCGCTGAAGGTCCGAGATACGAAACGGCTGCCGAAATCAGGATGTTCAGGCTGCTCGGCGGCGACGTAGTAGGGATGACCGGCGTCCCAGAGGTCGTGCTTGCCAATGAGATGGGCATCAGCTACGTCTCTGTCGTGATTGCCACCAACTGGGCGGCGGGCATCCAGGAGAAGGTGAGCCACGAGGAGGTCATGAGAGTGATGAAGAAGGGCGGGGAGAGTGTGAAGAGGCTTGTCGAGGCAACGGTTAATCTCCTGGGCGGCGGGGGGCGGGGTGGGGAGTGA
- a CDS encoding adenine phosphoribosyltransferase — protein MAGLEEEIGRAIRNVSDYPKKGFVGFKDLTTLWKDGPLAKRTVDALYEYAKGERPDKVVGIEARGFIVGAPLANRLGVGFVPARKPGKLPSSKVSIEYELEYGKDGLEMHTDAISKGERVLIVDDLLATGGTSNAARALVEKMGGKVVGFAFVVELTYLKGREKLAGYDVHSLIRYDTE, from the coding sequence GTGGCGGGCCTCGAGGAGGAGATCGGGCGCGCCATCAGGAACGTGTCTGACTACCCCAAGAAAGGCTTCGTAGGCTTCAAAGACCTGACCACGCTGTGGAAGGACGGGCCCCTGGCCAAGAGGACCGTCGACGCCCTGTACGAATACGCGAAGGGCGAGCGGCCCGACAAGGTCGTTGGGATAGAGGCACGTGGGTTCATCGTGGGTGCGCCGCTTGCAAACAGGCTGGGCGTCGGGTTTGTCCCGGCGAGGAAGCCCGGGAAGCTCCCTTCGAGCAAGGTCAGCATCGAATACGAACTGGAGTACGGGAAGGATGGTCTCGAGATGCACACTGACGCAATCTCCAAGGGGGAGAGAGTGCTCATAGTCGACGATCTTCTCGCAACAGGCGGAACGTCGAATGCTGCGAGGGCGTTGGTCGAAAAGATGGGAGGAAAAGTGGTCGGATTCGCTTTCGTGGTCGAGTTGACTTACCTGAAAGGAAGGGAGAAGCTTGCTGGTTACGACGTCCACTCGCTGATAAGGTATGACACGGAGTAG
- a CDS encoding S-methyl-5'-thioadenosine phosphorylase: protein MKPKAEFGVFGGSGFYSFFRSAKLVEIETPYGFPSGKLTVSKVAGKDVAFLPRHGVHHEFPPHMVPYRANLRAFKDIGVRRVLAPNAVGSLKPDVEPGDIVFCDQFVNFTSGRRDTFFDGPETTHVSTADPYCPEMRKFGIAAAARLGMKAHPSGTVVVIQGPRFSTRAESKFFTAQGWDVINMTQYPEAVLARELKMCYLNISLVTDYDVGLEGDPRVKPVSHEEVIKVFNANVAKLRRLITEIVKELPGKRGCECGSALEHARLSA from the coding sequence GTGAAGCCAAAGGCTGAGTTCGGCGTCTTCGGAGGTTCCGGCTTCTACAGCTTCTTCAGAAGTGCCAAGCTTGTAGAGATCGAGACGCCCTACGGCTTCCCTAGCGGCAAGCTGACTGTTTCGAAGGTGGCGGGCAAGGACGTGGCCTTCCTGCCAAGGCATGGCGTCCACCACGAATTCCCGCCCCACATGGTTCCATACCGGGCCAACCTTCGAGCCTTCAAGGACATCGGTGTCCGGAGGGTCTTGGCGCCCAACGCGGTCGGCAGCCTGAAGCCGGACGTCGAACCGGGCGACATCGTGTTCTGTGACCAGTTCGTGAACTTCACAAGTGGAAGGAGGGACACCTTCTTCGACGGGCCCGAGACGACGCATGTTAGTACAGCGGATCCATATTGCCCAGAGATGCGGAAGTTCGGCATAGCGGCAGCAGCGAGGCTGGGGATGAAGGCTCACCCCTCTGGGACAGTGGTCGTGATCCAGGGGCCAAGGTTCTCCACGAGGGCCGAGAGCAAATTCTTCACCGCCCAAGGGTGGGACGTCATCAACATGACCCAGTATCCGGAGGCTGTGCTCGCACGAGAACTGAAGATGTGTTACCTCAACATCTCTCTCGTGACAGATTACGATGTTGGCCTAGAGGGCGACCCGAGGGTGAAGCCTGTGAGCCACGAGGAGGTAATCAAGGTCTTCAACGCCAACGTGGCGAAGCTCAGGAGGCTGATAACAGAGATTGTGAAGGAGCTGCCCGGGAAGAGAGGGTGCGAGTGCGGGTCTGCCCTCGAACACGCGAGGTTGAGCGCCTAG
- a CDS encoding VOC family protein codes for MISKRFSAAVVVSDSKRSARWFREKLGFQSSVNGHWVTVWPQGSTARLHLCEGKLEPGNTGVGFYSKNVERDAKRMKAKRVKFTKDVKDEGWGPYGMFSDPDGNVYWLIEGSGP; via the coding sequence ATGATTTCGAAGCGGTTCTCGGCTGCTGTTGTCGTCTCCGACTCGAAGAGGTCGGCGAGGTGGTTCAGGGAGAAGCTCGGCTTCCAGTCTTCAGTCAACGGCCACTGGGTGACAGTGTGGCCCCAGGGGTCGACAGCGCGGCTCCACCTGTGCGAGGGGAAGCTCGAGCCCGGAAACACGGGAGTAGGGTTCTACTCCAAGAACGTCGAACGCGACGCGAAAAGGATGAAGGCGAAGAGGGTGAAATTCACGAAGGACGTGAAGGATGAGGGGTGGGGTCCCTATGGGATGTTCTCCGACCCAGACGGGAACGTCTACTGGCTAATCGAAGGTAGCGGCCCCTGA
- a CDS encoding translation initiation factor IF-2 subunit beta, translating to MARSYDELLSRARAGLDKDAKKSGALRMELPEPAVFWVGNKTIFRNYSLFPKLLNREPSRVLMYLAKELATAASLDGERAVFIGRKDKESFLQLLQRYMKDGVICPVCGSPDTHLEKEKRMWFMVCEACGARSVAKVA from the coding sequence ATGGCGCGAAGCTACGACGAGCTCTTGTCTAGGGCTAGGGCTGGACTGGATAAAGACGCCAAGAAATCGGGCGCACTCCGTATGGAGCTCCCTGAGCCGGCCGTGTTCTGGGTCGGCAACAAGACGATATTCCGCAACTACTCCCTGTTTCCGAAGCTCCTCAACAGGGAGCCGAGCAGAGTCCTGATGTACCTGGCGAAGGAGCTGGCAACAGCGGCTTCGCTGGACGGGGAGCGGGCCGTGTTCATCGGGAGAAAAGACAAGGAGTCATTCTTGCAGCTGCTTCAGCGCTACATGAAGGACGGCGTCATCTGCCCAGTCTGTGGCAGCCCCGACACCCACCTCGAGAAGGAGAAGCGCATGTGGTTCATGGTGTGCGAAGCCTGCGGCGCGCGCTCAGTCGCAAAGGTAGCGTAG
- a CDS encoding DUF424 domain-containing protein yields MADTSFAVRTAEYKGNVLVNICDEELIGRTVTEGKLQMHISKEFYFGEVVNKGEALRLIRTCAIVNLAGKRSVSLALDNSMGAKEAVREIEDVPFLMIYKFLR; encoded by the coding sequence GTGGCCGACACCAGCTTCGCTGTCAGAACTGCGGAGTACAAGGGAAACGTCCTGGTCAACATCTGCGACGAGGAACTGATCGGGCGGACTGTGACTGAGGGGAAGCTGCAGATGCACATCTCCAAGGAGTTCTACTTCGGCGAAGTCGTGAACAAGGGAGAAGCGCTTCGGTTGATCAGGACGTGCGCCATAGTGAACCTCGCAGGGAAGAGGTCGGTCTCCCTTGCGTTGGACAACAGCATGGGCGCTAAGGAGGCCGTCCGCGAGATAGAGGACGTCCCGTTCCTGATGATTTACAAGTTCCTCCGGTGA
- the dnaJ gene encoding molecular chaperone DnaJ — translation MAEKDFYAVLGVQKGASKDQIKDAYRKLAMQFHPDRNKSPGAEEKFKEISEAYAVLSDDEKRRQYDAYGQEGFYQRYSPEDIFRGADFGDIFRGMGFGGFDDLFAQFFGGGTRQRANRGEDLTYHLELNLEDLIEDSTREVDVPRKEICPTCDGSGARQGTSPRTCGNCGGTGQVQKVQSAGFARLVRVATCGKCGGRGYVVDSPCKDCRGRGVRERTRRISVVIPGGVDDGHTLRLRGEGNAGENGSPPGDLYLVVNVKPHPKFRREDGDIYLETQVGAVDAMMGAELSVPTLYGDVKLTLPAGTQPGQRFPIRGKGLPRLGGRGKGDEYVRVNIVIPKNLTGTQKELLRRFAEEDHRRNL, via the coding sequence TTGGCCGAGAAGGACTTCTATGCCGTCCTCGGAGTTCAGAAGGGAGCCTCGAAGGATCAGATCAAGGACGCCTACAGGAAGTTGGCCATGCAGTTCCACCCCGACAGGAACAAGTCTCCCGGGGCTGAGGAGAAGTTCAAGGAGATTTCGGAGGCCTACGCTGTCCTCTCAGACGACGAGAAGAGACGACAGTACGACGCATACGGGCAGGAAGGATTCTACCAGAGGTACAGCCCGGAGGACATCTTCAGGGGGGCCGACTTCGGCGACATCTTCCGCGGGATGGGATTCGGCGGCTTCGACGACCTCTTCGCCCAGTTCTTCGGTGGCGGGACCAGGCAGCGAGCGAACAGGGGAGAGGACCTCACCTACCATCTCGAGCTGAACCTCGAGGACCTCATCGAGGACTCCACGCGGGAGGTCGATGTGCCGAGGAAGGAGATATGCCCGACGTGCGACGGCAGCGGGGCCAGGCAGGGCACCTCTCCCAGGACGTGCGGAAACTGCGGAGGGACGGGTCAGGTCCAGAAGGTGCAGTCCGCGGGTTTCGCGAGGCTCGTCAGGGTCGCGACCTGCGGCAAGTGCGGCGGGAGGGGGTATGTCGTGGACTCGCCCTGCAAGGACTGCAGGGGAAGAGGGGTGAGGGAGAGAACCAGGAGGATCAGTGTCGTCATACCCGGTGGGGTGGACGACGGACACACGCTGAGGCTCAGAGGAGAGGGGAACGCAGGGGAGAACGGGTCTCCGCCCGGCGACCTCTACCTGGTGGTCAACGTGAAGCCTCATCCCAAGTTCAGGAGGGAGGACGGCGACATCTATCTCGAGACTCAGGTTGGCGCAGTCGATGCGATGATGGGTGCTGAATTGAGCGTGCCGACGCTGTACGGAGACGTGAAGCTGACACTCCCGGCTGGGACGCAGCCCGGGCAGCGCTTCCCAATCAGGGGGAAGGGACTCCCGAGGCTGGGCGGAAGGGGGAAGGGGGACGAGTACGTGAGGGTCAACATCGTCATCCCGAAGAACCTGACCGGCACGCAGAAGGAGCTACTCCGGAGATTCGCGGAAGAAGATCACCGGAGGAACTTGTAA
- the dnaK gene encoding molecular chaperone DnaK, which produces MSSQREKILGIDLGTTNSAAAVIEGGRPVVIPSAEGATPAGKMFPSVIALTQEGQLLVGEPARRQVVTNPEGTIFEIKRKMGTDYRVRAFGKEYSPEQLSSYILQKIKHDAEVFLGYPVKKAVITVPAHFNDNQRQATKDAGEIAGLEVVRIINEPTAASLAYGLDKSEKEMKILVFSFGGGTHDSTIMEFGKGVFQVLATSGDTQTGGTDVDNAVMGVLLQDFKAKTGIDLRSDRTAMARLKEAAEKAKIELSNLISTDIDLPFIASDSSGPKNLHYTLTRSKLEEVAKPIVTKTEETIRKVMNDAKLSQTQVDKVILIGGMTRMPMVRKFVEDVVGKPAERGVDPMECVAIGAAVQGAVLAGEIKDILLLDVTPLSLGVETLGGIDEKLIEKNATIPTKRSKVFTTAADFQTAVTIHVVQGERPMAADNVSLGMFNLAGLPPAPRGVPQIEVTFDIDANGILVVAAKDVGTGKENRITITASTKLSKEEKERLVKDAESYAEQDKKKRDEAELRNEADSILYTVERTKRDLEGKVEKSALERVDAAAQELKKALDGKDVTAIREKNETLKRILQEVGASVYQQAQKQGAPPGDQGQKGDVSDADYKVADDK; this is translated from the coding sequence ATGAGTAGCCAGCGAGAGAAAATTCTGGGCATAGACCTGGGAACGACCAACTCGGCAGCTGCCGTCATCGAGGGAGGCCGGCCGGTGGTCATCCCGAGCGCAGAGGGTGCAACTCCGGCAGGGAAAATGTTCCCGTCCGTAATTGCCCTCACGCAGGAAGGGCAGCTGCTGGTGGGGGAGCCGGCGAGGCGCCAGGTCGTCACTAACCCCGAGGGCACGATTTTCGAGATCAAGCGGAAGATGGGGACGGACTATAGGGTCAGGGCGTTCGGGAAGGAGTACTCGCCCGAACAGTTGAGTTCGTACATCCTTCAGAAGATCAAGCACGACGCCGAGGTTTTCCTGGGTTATCCCGTCAAGAAGGCAGTGATCACAGTGCCGGCCCACTTCAACGACAACCAGAGGCAGGCCACGAAGGACGCCGGGGAGATAGCGGGCCTCGAAGTCGTCAGGATAATCAACGAGCCGACCGCGGCTTCCCTTGCCTACGGACTGGACAAGTCTGAGAAGGAGATGAAGATACTGGTCTTCAGCTTCGGCGGAGGCACTCACGACAGTACGATAATGGAGTTCGGCAAGGGTGTCTTCCAGGTTCTGGCAACGTCCGGGGACACGCAGACTGGAGGGACGGACGTAGACAATGCAGTGATGGGAGTGCTGCTTCAGGACTTCAAGGCGAAGACTGGGATAGACCTCAGGTCTGACAGAACGGCGATGGCAAGACTCAAGGAGGCAGCGGAGAAGGCCAAGATAGAGCTCTCGAACCTCATCTCGACGGACATAGACCTTCCCTTCATCGCATCAGATTCTTCGGGTCCAAAGAACCTTCACTACACCCTGACGCGGTCCAAACTGGAAGAGGTGGCCAAGCCGATAGTCACGAAGACGGAAGAGACAATCAGGAAGGTGATGAACGACGCGAAGCTCTCGCAGACGCAGGTCGACAAGGTCATTCTCATCGGCGGGATGACGAGGATGCCGATGGTCAGGAAGTTCGTCGAGGACGTGGTGGGCAAGCCGGCAGAGAGGGGTGTGGACCCGATGGAGTGCGTGGCCATCGGAGCTGCGGTACAGGGTGCCGTGCTGGCGGGCGAGATCAAGGACATCCTTCTGCTCGACGTCACGCCACTCTCGCTCGGGGTCGAGACGCTGGGTGGTATCGACGAGAAACTCATCGAGAAGAATGCGACGATCCCGACCAAGCGGAGCAAGGTATTCACCACAGCCGCCGACTTCCAGACCGCTGTCACCATTCACGTCGTCCAGGGCGAGAGGCCCATGGCCGCCGACAACGTCTCTCTGGGCATGTTCAACCTGGCAGGGCTCCCGCCTGCCCCGAGGGGTGTCCCGCAGATTGAGGTTACGTTCGACATCGACGCGAACGGTATCCTCGTGGTCGCGGCAAAGGACGTCGGGACTGGAAAGGAGAACAGGATTACAATCACCGCTTCGACGAAACTCTCCAAGGAGGAGAAGGAGAGGCTCGTCAAGGACGCCGAGTCTTACGCCGAGCAGGACAAGAAGAAGAGAGATGAAGCTGAACTCAGGAACGAAGCAGATTCGATTCTGTACACCGTGGAGAGGACGAAGAGAGACCTTGAGGGAAAGGTCGAGAAATCTGCCCTGGAAAGGGTCGACGCGGCAGCGCAAGAGCTCAAGAAGGCCCTCGACGGCAAGGACGTAACCGCGATTCGAGAAAAGAATGAGACGCTGAAGAGGATTCTACAGGAAGTGGGCGCGTCAGTCTACCAGCAGGCCCAGAAGCAGGGAGCGCCGCCCGGCGACCAGGGCCAGAAGGGGGACGTCAGCGACGCTGACTACAAGGTAGCAGACGACAAGTAG
- a CDS encoding nucleotide exchange factor GrpE, translating to MSDETVKQSIDREGASGSAVPEALLAQEKKRSEELLMKLKYLQADFENHRKRADKEMREVEEASVRGLVLKLLSVLDELGLATENAKSGKGGELLEGIKMVHKNLNAVLESEGLRKIKAVGEPFDPKVHEAVEKVEGSSKGDVVVGEIRPGYMFRGQVIRPSMVKVELASKVAKVEGAKKHE from the coding sequence TTGTCAGATGAAACAGTGAAGCAGAGCATAGACCGTGAGGGAGCGAGCGGAAGCGCTGTTCCCGAGGCGCTGCTGGCCCAAGAGAAGAAGAGAAGCGAGGAGCTCCTCATGAAGCTGAAGTACCTCCAGGCTGACTTCGAGAACCACAGGAAGAGGGCTGACAAGGAGATGAGGGAGGTCGAAGAGGCTTCCGTCAGGGGACTTGTGCTCAAGCTGCTGAGCGTCCTCGACGAGCTGGGGCTCGCGACGGAGAACGCCAAGTCAGGGAAGGGAGGGGAGCTGCTGGAGGGGATCAAGATGGTCCACAAGAACCTCAACGCTGTGCTCGAATCCGAGGGGCTTCGGAAGATCAAGGCGGTGGGAGAGCCGTTCGACCCGAAGGTGCACGAGGCGGTGGAGAAGGTGGAGGGGTCTTCAAAGGGCGATGTGGTCGTTGGCGAGATCAGGCCAGGATACATGTTCAGGGGGCAAGTCATTCGGCCCAGCATGGTAAAGGTTGAATTGGCGTCGAAGGTGGCCAAGGTGGAGGGAGCGAAGAAGCATGAGTAG
- a CDS encoding serine protein kinase RIO: MEEGEDESRKVEDRMFRSERENRYLRKDSDQRKVMEEVFDRQTLLAVEELVKRRQLRDLHGVVAAGKESRVYYGVNPAGTPVAVKIYLTASMEFKKRMAYIAGDRRFGRLPAGSREIINLWVQKEFKNLQLADSVGVRVPKPTGFYRNILVMEFIGEPPRAAPTFVETEVDRDDYDWTLASVSKLYKAAKLVHADLSEFNIFKWGKERLLFDMGSAVLASHPRAREFLLRDLFNVVRFFRRRGIFEDEADVLLKRLTE, encoded by the coding sequence GTGGAAGAAGGCGAGGACGAGTCTAGGAAGGTAGAGGATAGGATGTTCCGCTCCGAGCGCGAGAACCGCTACCTCAGGAAGGACTCGGACCAGAGAAAGGTGATGGAGGAGGTCTTCGACAGGCAAACCCTCCTTGCTGTGGAGGAACTAGTGAAGAGGCGCCAGCTCCGCGACCTGCACGGAGTGGTGGCGGCGGGGAAGGAGTCCAGAGTCTACTACGGTGTGAACCCGGCCGGTACCCCGGTTGCTGTGAAGATATACCTCACTGCGAGCATGGAGTTCAAGAAGCGTATGGCCTACATAGCCGGCGACAGGAGGTTCGGTAGGCTACCTGCCGGCTCAAGGGAGATAATCAACCTCTGGGTCCAGAAGGAGTTCAAGAACCTCCAGTTGGCAGACTCGGTCGGGGTGAGGGTTCCCAAGCCCACTGGGTTCTACAGGAACATCCTTGTCATGGAGTTCATCGGCGAGCCGCCCAGGGCCGCCCCCACCTTCGTTGAGACAGAGGTGGACAGGGACGACTACGATTGGACGCTGGCGTCTGTCTCCAAGCTCTACAAGGCGGCGAAGCTCGTCCACGCCGACCTCTCCGAATTCAACATCTTCAAGTGGGGGAAGGAGAGGCTCCTCTTCGACATGGGTTCGGCCGTGCTGGCTTCTCATCCCAGGGCGCGCGAGTTCCTCCTCAGGGACCTCTTCAACGTGGTTAGGTTCTTTAGGAGGCGCGGCATCTTCGAGGATGAAGCAGACGTGCTCCTGAAGAGGTTGACCGAATGA